A single window of Mesoplodon densirostris isolate mMesDen1 chromosome 13, mMesDen1 primary haplotype, whole genome shotgun sequence DNA harbors:
- the RPL7 gene encoding large ribosomal subunit protein uL30: MEAAKEKKKKVPAVPETLKKKRKNFAELKIKRLRKKFAQKMLRKARRKLIYEKAKHYHKEYRQMYRTEIRMARMARKAGNFYVPAEPKLAFVIRIRGINGVSPKVRKVLQLLRLRQIFNGTFVKLNKASINMLRIVEPYIAWGYPNLKSVNELIYKRGYGKINKKRIALTDNVLIARSLGKYGIICMEDLIHEIYTVGKRFKEANNFLWPFKLSSPRGGMKKKTTHFVEGGDAGNREDQINRLIRRMN, translated from the exons ATGGAGGCTGCTAA ggagaagaaaaagaaggttcCTGCTGTGCCAGAAACCCTTAAGAAAAAGCGAAAGAATTTCGCAGAGCTTAAGATCAAGCGCCTGAGAAAGAAATTTGCCCAGAAGATG CTTCGAAAGGCAAGGAGGAAGCTTATCTATGAAAAAGCTAAGCACTATCACAAGGAATACCGGCAGATGTACAGAACGGAAATTCGAATGGCTAGGATGGCAAGAAAAGCTGGCAACTTCTACGTACCCGCAGAACCCAAACTGGCATTTGTCATCAGGATCAGAGG TATCAATGGTGTGAGCCCAAAGGTTCGAAAGGTGTTGCAGCTTCTTCGCCTCCGTCAGATTTTCAATGGCACCTTTGTGAAGCTCAACAAGGCTTCAATTAACATGCTGAGAATTGTGGAACCATACATTGCATGGGG GTACCCAAACCTGAAGTCAGTAAATGAATTGATCTACAAGCGTGGTTATGGCAAAATCAACAAGAAGCGAATTGCCCTGACAGATAACGTGTTGATTGCTCGATCTCTTG GCAAATACGGTATTATCTGCATGGAGGATCTGATTCATGAGATCTATACTGTTGGAAAACGTTTCAAAGAAGCAAACAACTTCCTGTGGCCCTTCAAATTGTCTTCTCCACGAGGTGGAATGAAGAAAAAGACTACCCATTTTGTAGAAGGTGGAGATGCTGGCAACAGGGAAGACCAGATCAACAGACTTATAAGAAGGATGAACTAA
- the RDH10 gene encoding retinol dehydrogenase 10 yields the protein MNIVVEFFVVTFKVLWAFVLAAARWLVRPKEKSVAGQVCLITGAGSGLGRLFALEFARRRALLVLWDINTQSNEETAGMVRHIYRDLEAADAAALQAGNGEEEILPHCNLQVFTYTCDVGKRENVYLTAERVRKEVGEVSVLVNNAGVVSGHHLLECPDELIERTMMVNCHAHFWTTKAFLPTMLEINHGHIVTVASSLGLFSTAGVEDYCASKFGVVGFHESLSHELKAAEKDGIKTTLVCPYLVDTGMFRGCRIRKEIEPFLPPLKPDYCVKQAMKAILTDQPMICTPRLMYIVTFMKSILPFEAVVCMYRFLGADKCMYPFIAQRKQATNNNEAKNGI from the exons ATGAACATCGTGGTGGAGTTCTTCGTGGTCACTTTTAAAGTGCTCTGGGCGTTCGTGCTGGCCGCGGCGCGCTGGCTGGTGCGGCCCAAGGAAAAGAGCGTGGCCGGCCAGGTGTGCCTCATTACGGGCGCCGGCAGCGGCCTGGGCCGCCTCTTCGCGCTCGAGTTCGCCCGGCGCCGGGCCCTGCTGGTGCTCTGGGACATCAACACTCAGAGCAACGAGGAGACGGCGGGCATGGTGCGCCACATCTACCGCGACCTGGAGGCGGCGGACGCCGCGGCGCTGCAAG CTGGGAATGGTGAGGAAGAAATTCTGCCCCACTGTAACCTGCAGGTTTTTACCTACACCTGTGATGTGGGAAAGAGGGAGAATGTCTACCTGACAGCGGAGAGGGTCCGCAAGGAGGTTGGCGAGGTCTCAGTCCTGGTCAATAATGCTGGTGTGGTCTCTGGGCATCACCTTCTGGAATGTCCTGATGAGCTCATTGAGAGAACCATGATGGTCAATTGCCACGCACACTTCTGG acCACTAAGGCTTTTCTTCCTACCATGCTGGAGATTAATCATGGTCATATTGTGACAGTTGCAAGTTCCTTGGGATTGTTCAGTACTGCTGGAGTTGAG GATTACTGCGCCAGTAAATTTGGAGTCGTGGGTTTTCATGAATCCCTGAGCCACGAGCTAAAGGCCGCGGAGAAGGATGGAATTAAAACCACGCTGGTTTGCCCCTACCTTGTGGACACTGGCATGTTCAGGGGCTGCCGAATCAG GAAAGAAATTGAGCCTTTCCTGCCCCCTCTGAAGCCCGATTACTGCGTGAAGCAGGCTATGAAGGCCATCCTCACGGACCAGCCCATGATCTGCACCCCCCGCCTCATGTACATCGTGACTTTCATGAAGAG CATCCTCCCTTTCGAAGCAGTTGTGTGTATGTATCGGTTCCTAGGAGCGGACAAGTGTATGTACCCCTTTATCGCGCAGAGAAAACAAGCCACAAACAATAACGAAGCAAAAAACGGAATCTAA